A genomic window from Diceros bicornis minor isolate mBicDic1 chromosome 35, mDicBic1.mat.cur, whole genome shotgun sequence includes:
- the SDS gene encoding L-serine dehydratase/L-threonine deaminase: protein MTSGEPLHVKTPIRDSMTLSKVAGTSVYLKMDSAQPSGSFKIRGIGHLCKTWAERGCEHFVCSSAGNAGLAAAYAARKLGIPATIIVPSTTPALTIERLKNEGAMVKVVGEMLDEAFELAKALAKNNPGWVYVPPFDDPLIWEGHASVVAELKETLGTKPGAIALSVGGGGLLCGVVQGLQEVGWGDVPIIAMETIGAHSFHAATAAGKLVSLPQITSVAKALGVKTVGAQALKLFQEHPIFPEVISDQEAVAAIEKFVDDEKVLVEPACGAALAAVYSRVLQKLQGEGKLRAPLSSLVVIVCGGSNISLAQLRALREQLGMKKGLPK from the exons ATGACGTCCGGGGAGCCCCTGCACGTGAAGACCCCTATCCGTGACAGCATGACCCTGTCCAAAGTGGCTGGCACCAGCGTCTACCTCAAGATGGACAGTGCCCAGCCCTCCGGCTCCTTCAAGATCCGGGGCATCGGACACCTCTGCAAGACG TGGGCTGAGCGAGGCTGTGAACATTTCGTCTGCTCCTCGG CGGGCAACGCAGGCCTGGCAGCCGCCTATGCTGCCAGGAAGCTGGGCATCCCCGCCACCATCATCGTGCCCAgcaccacccctgccctcaccatcGAGCGGCTCAAGAATGAAGGCGCCATGGTCAAGGTGGTGGGCGAG ATGCTGGACGAGGCCTTTGAGCTGGCCAAGGCCCTGGCAAAGAACAACCCAGGCTGGGTCTACGTTCCTCCCTTTGATGACCCCCTCATCTG gGAAGGCCACGCATCCGTCGTGGCAGAGCTGAAGGAGACCCTGGGCACAAAGCCGGGAGCCATCGCGCTGTCGGTGGGTGGCGGGGGCCTGCTGTGCGGAGTGGTCCAGGGGCTGCAGGAGGTGGGCTGGGGTGACGTGCCCATCATCGCCATGGAGACCATCGGAGCCCACAGCTTCCACGCTGCCACCGCTGCCGGCAAGCTCGTCTCCCTGCCCCAGATTACCAG CGTTGCCAAGGCCCTGGGCGTGAAGACCGTCGGGGCTCAGGCCCTGAAGCTATTTCAGGAACACCCCATTTTCCCTGAAGTTATCTCAGACCAGGAGGCTGTGGCCGCCATTGAGAAGTTTGTGG ATGATGAGAAGGTCCTGGTGGAGCCCGCCTGCGGGGCAGCCCTGGCCGCCGTCTACAGCCGCGTGCTACAGAAGCTGCAAGGCGAGGGGAAGCTCCGTGCCCCCCTGTCCTCCCTCGTGGTCATCGTCTGCGGGGGCAGCAACATCAGCCTGGCCCAGCTGCGGGCCCTCAGGGAACAGCTGGGCATGAAGAAGGGGCTGCCCAAGTGA